In a single window of the Saccharothrix australiensis genome:
- a CDS encoding MFS transporter, which produces MVAVSPYHRLLSATALTNIGDGIRQAALPLLVVTMSRDPLLVAGVTAAGQAPWLLFGLFAGAVVDRVDRRRLVVVVDVVRVVLLAALAGAVATGLAVGAVGVVVVHLVAFGCGLAETLRDTAAATLLPRLVDDAELERANGRLLNAEIAGNELLGPPLGGYLFGVALVLPFAVNGGALAIAAALVLSLPNLFAPRPAARRAPVLAETAEGVRWLGRHRELRALVGLTGVFAFTDSAWFAVLVLYVAEEIGLPPHAYGLLLGVGAVGGLLGGGTAARVVRRTGIGVALAGSLALAAAGQALLGLAGSAVPAALGLLLGSFAFGVWNVVGLSHRQRLAPSGMLGRVIAAGRAVATSAALLGALGGGLLASAFGVRVPILLGVPVLLVCAVVAARRFRPGR; this is translated from the coding sequence ATGGTCGCGGTTTCGCCCTACCACCGGCTGTTGTCGGCCACGGCGCTGACGAACATCGGCGACGGCATCCGGCAGGCGGCGCTGCCGCTGCTCGTGGTGACGATGAGCCGGGACCCGCTGCTGGTGGCCGGGGTGACCGCGGCCGGGCAGGCGCCGTGGCTGCTGTTCGGCCTGTTCGCCGGCGCGGTGGTGGACCGGGTCGACCGGCGTCGCCTGGTCGTGGTCGTGGACGTGGTCCGGGTCGTGCTGCTGGCCGCGCTGGCAGGCGCGGTGGCCACCGGGCTCGCGGTCGGCGCGGTCGGTGTCGTGGTGGTCCACCTCGTCGCCTTCGGCTGCGGCCTCGCCGAGACGCTGCGCGACACCGCCGCGGCCACCCTGCTGCCGCGGCTGGTGGACGACGCGGAGCTGGAACGGGCGAACGGCCGCCTGCTCAACGCGGAGATCGCCGGGAACGAGCTGCTCGGGCCACCGCTGGGCGGTTACCTCTTCGGCGTGGCCCTGGTGCTGCCGTTCGCGGTCAACGGCGGCGCGCTGGCGATCGCGGCGGCGCTGGTGCTGTCGCTGCCGAACCTGTTCGCGCCCCGCCCGGCCGCCCGGCGCGCCCCGGTCCTCGCCGAGACGGCCGAGGGCGTGCGGTGGCTCGGCCGCCACCGCGAGCTGCGGGCGCTGGTCGGGCTCACCGGTGTGTTCGCGTTCACCGACAGCGCGTGGTTCGCCGTGCTGGTGCTCTACGTCGCCGAGGAGATCGGCCTCCCGCCGCACGCCTACGGGCTGCTGCTCGGCGTGGGCGCGGTCGGCGGGCTGCTCGGCGGCGGCACGGCGGCCCGCGTCGTGCGGCGGACCGGGATCGGCGTCGCGCTCGCCGGCTCGCTCGCCCTCGCCGCCGCCGGTCAAGCCCTGCTGGGGTTGGCCGGCTCGGCCGTGCCCGCCGCGCTGGGGCTGCTGCTGGGCAGCTTCGCCTTCGGCGTGTGGAACGTCGTCGGCCTCAGCCACCGGCAACGGCTCGCACCGTCCGGGATGCTCGGCCGGGTGATCGCCGCCGGGCGCGCGGTCGCCACCTCGGCCGCGTTGCTGGGCGCGCTGGGCGGCGGCTTGCTCGCGTCCGCGTTCGGCGTGCGCGTGCCGATCCTGCTCGGCGTCCCGGTGCTGCTGGTCTGCGCCGTGGTCGCCGCCCGCCGGTTCCGGCCGGGGCGGTAG
- a CDS encoding ABC transporter ATP-binding protein, giving the protein MPPAVLTGLRAEAVTAGYDPRHPVLTDVSLTVEAGRTVGLVGPSGSGKSTLARVLALLHKPQAGRVVLDGVPVTGHRHRAPRRQRTRIGVLFQQPRLSVDQRMTLRTAIAEPLRANGLPVSRVDGLAELVMLTPDLLARRPHEVSDGQLQRACLARALALRPAYLVCDEMTTMLDASTTAALVGVIRDYQRETGAGVLAISHDTVLLDHWADRVVRLGEVSAAASPDR; this is encoded by the coding sequence GTGCCACCTGCCGTGCTGACCGGGCTGCGCGCCGAGGCGGTCACCGCCGGCTACGACCCGCGCCACCCCGTCCTCACCGACGTCAGCCTGACCGTCGAGGCCGGGCGGACCGTCGGCCTGGTCGGCCCGAGCGGCAGCGGGAAGTCCACGCTGGCCCGCGTCCTGGCGCTGCTGCACAAGCCGCAGGCGGGCCGGGTGGTGCTCGACGGCGTCCCGGTGACCGGCCACCGCCACCGCGCGCCGCGCCGGCAGCGCACCCGGATCGGCGTGCTGTTCCAGCAGCCGCGCCTGTCGGTGGACCAGCGGATGACGCTGCGCACGGCGATCGCCGAACCCCTGCGTGCCAACGGCCTGCCGGTCTCCCGCGTCGACGGGTTGGCCGAACTGGTGATGCTGACGCCCGACCTGCTCGCCCGCCGGCCGCACGAGGTCAGCGACGGCCAGCTCCAGCGCGCGTGCCTGGCCCGCGCCCTCGCGCTGCGCCCCGCCTACCTGGTGTGCGACGAGATGACCACCATGCTGGACGCCTCCACCACGGCCGCCCTGGTCGGCGTGATCCGCGACTACCAGCGGGAGACCGGTGCCGGCGTGCTCGCGATCTCGCACGACACCGTGCTGCTCGACCACTGGGCCGACCGGGTCGTGCGGCTGGGCGAGGTGTCCGCGGCGGCTTCGCCGGACCGGTGA
- a CDS encoding ABC transporter ATP-binding protein, translating to MTELVLDRVSVRFSLPGVTVAAVNDVSLRVRPGECLALVGESGCGKTVLAHALLGFLPGNAQTAGTATMTGEGPPLDLLAASDAVLARTVRGRRVGLIPQSPATHLTPVRTARAQLEEAVRVHHPAETSPRDHAHRVAARAGLTPDDLDRYPHELSGGMAQRVANALALVGDPWLLIADEPTTGLDRDLVDGLIGEFRRMVDEGRAVLLITHDLAAAQRVADRIAVMYAGRIVEIGPAGRVLDAPRHRYSRGLVDALPDRAFTPIPGQPPLLTDLPAGCAFAPRCDQSAPVCAERPPLTTERPPPAGDPAGAGEDPVRAADDHAFACHLPC from the coding sequence GTGACCGAACTCGTGCTCGACCGCGTCAGCGTCCGGTTCAGCCTGCCGGGCGTGACCGTGGCGGCGGTGAACGACGTGTCGCTGCGCGTCCGGCCGGGCGAGTGCCTGGCCCTGGTGGGGGAGAGCGGCTGCGGGAAGACCGTGCTCGCGCACGCGCTGCTCGGGTTCCTGCCCGGCAACGCGCAGACGGCCGGCACGGCGACGATGACGGGCGAGGGACCGCCGCTGGACCTGCTCGCCGCGTCCGACGCGGTGCTCGCCCGGACCGTCCGGGGCAGGCGCGTCGGGCTCATCCCGCAGAGCCCGGCCACCCACCTCACCCCCGTGCGCACGGCCCGCGCCCAGCTGGAGGAGGCCGTGCGCGTCCACCACCCCGCCGAGACCTCGCCACGCGACCACGCGCACCGGGTGGCGGCCCGCGCCGGGCTGACGCCGGACGACCTCGACCGCTACCCGCACGAGCTGTCCGGCGGCATGGCGCAGCGCGTCGCCAACGCGCTCGCCCTGGTCGGCGACCCGTGGCTGCTCATCGCCGACGAGCCGACCACCGGCCTGGACCGGGACCTGGTCGACGGGCTCATCGGGGAGTTCCGCCGCATGGTGGACGAGGGGCGCGCGGTCCTGCTGATCACCCACGACCTGGCCGCCGCCCAGCGCGTCGCCGACCGGATCGCCGTCATGTACGCGGGGCGGATCGTCGAGATCGGCCCGGCGGGGCGGGTGCTCGACGCGCCGCGCCACCGCTACAGCCGCGGCCTGGTCGACGCGCTGCCCGACCGCGCGTTCACGCCGATACCGGGACAGCCGCCGCTGCTCACCGACCTGCCGGCGGGCTGCGCGTTCGCGCCCCGGTGCGATCAGTCGGCGCCCGTCTGCGCCGAGCGCCCGCCGCTCACCACCGAGCGCCCGCCGCCCGCCGGGGACCCGGCCGGTGCCGGCGAGGACCCGGTCCGTGCCGCCGACGACCACGCGTTCGCGTGCCACCTGCCGTGCTGA
- a CDS encoding ABC transporter permease — MGDTPRWRSVPRSRLTAASAPRSPRRRLVTGAVVLGVLVVAALVAPLVVDLDQQYVDLASANRPPSPAHPFGTDELGRDVLLRCLYAFRVSMAVGVVAALISAVLGTAVGALAGAAGGWLDRVLMRLVDAVASVPHLLLGIVIVAVLRPSLTAVVISIGVTHWLTSARIVRSEVLSLRDRPFIDAAITGGSSRTRVLVRHLLPNVAPQVLLATTLMVPHAVWHETALSFLGLGLPPHSASIGNMINDAQRSLLTGGWWMSLAPGAVLIAATLAISGLSGVWRDRLNPRRRSELSW, encoded by the coding sequence ATGGGTGACACCCCGCGGTGGCGGTCCGTCCCGCGGTCGAGGCTCACCGCCGCGAGCGCGCCCCGGTCGCCGCGCCGCCGGCTGGTGACCGGCGCGGTCGTGCTGGGCGTGCTCGTGGTCGCGGCGCTGGTGGCGCCCCTCGTGGTCGACCTCGACCAGCAGTACGTCGACCTGGCCTCGGCCAACCGGCCGCCGTCGCCCGCGCACCCGTTCGGCACCGACGAGCTGGGGCGCGACGTCCTGCTGCGCTGCCTGTACGCGTTCCGGGTGTCGATGGCGGTCGGCGTGGTCGCCGCGCTGATCTCGGCCGTGCTGGGCACCGCGGTGGGCGCGCTGGCGGGCGCGGCGGGCGGGTGGCTCGACCGCGTGCTGATGCGCCTGGTCGACGCCGTCGCGTCGGTGCCGCACCTGCTGCTCGGCATCGTGATCGTCGCGGTGCTGCGGCCCAGCCTCACCGCCGTCGTGATCTCCATCGGCGTGACCCACTGGCTGACCTCGGCCCGGATCGTGCGCTCCGAGGTCCTCTCGCTGCGCGACCGCCCGTTCATCGACGCCGCGATCACCGGCGGCTCGTCCCGCACGCGCGTCCTGGTGCGGCACCTGCTGCCCAACGTCGCGCCACAGGTGCTGCTCGCCACCACGCTGATGGTGCCGCACGCGGTGTGGCACGAGACCGCCCTGTCGTTCCTCGGCCTCGGGCTGCCGCCGCACTCCGCCAGCATCGGCAACATGATCAACGACGCGCAGCGGTCGCTGCTGACCGGCGGCTGGTGGATGTCGCTCGCGCCCGGCGCGGTCCTGATCGCCGCCACCCTCGCCATCTCCGGGTTGAGCGGGGTCTGGCGCGACCGGCTCAACCCCCGGCGCAGATCGGAGCTGTCGTGGTGA
- a CDS encoding ABC transporter permease, whose protein sequence is MTATPVATARTGRRGRAIGLLVLRRLAFAVPVLLLVGFALFALAKASPFDPVERYFGLRIIGASPERVAQIRANWGVDQPVVEQYLAWLRHAVAGDFGDSLSLQQPVAQVIGERLGWSVLLVSVGFALALLLGLVLGTLAAWRQGGWLDRAITATAYALEAAPVFWLGLAALYVFALELQWLPGGGLTDAGAALDVGQVVRHLLLPASVLAVSQAPWYVLFVRQNLLESFTSDHVIGARARGLPDHLVVSGHALRTSLLPFLTLLGARIPELITGALLVETVFSWPGIARATVDAALNVDFALLGALTVLATAVVLLGNLLADVLYALADPRVGLDG, encoded by the coding sequence GTGACGGCCACCCCTGTCGCGACCGCGCGGACGGGCCGGCGCGGTCGGGCCATCGGCCTGCTCGTGCTGCGCCGCCTCGCGTTCGCCGTGCCGGTGCTGCTGCTGGTCGGCTTCGCGCTGTTCGCGCTCGCCAAGGCGTCGCCGTTCGACCCCGTCGAGCGCTACTTCGGGCTGCGCATCATCGGCGCGTCCCCGGAGCGGGTGGCGCAGATCCGGGCGAACTGGGGCGTCGACCAGCCGGTGGTCGAGCAGTACCTGGCGTGGCTGCGGCACGCCGTCGCCGGCGACTTCGGCGACTCGCTGTCCCTCCAGCAGCCGGTGGCGCAGGTCATCGGCGAGCGGCTCGGCTGGTCGGTGCTGCTGGTGTCCGTCGGGTTCGCCCTCGCGCTGCTGCTCGGCCTGGTGCTCGGCACCCTCGCGGCGTGGCGGCAGGGCGGCTGGCTGGACCGGGCGATCACCGCGACCGCCTACGCGCTGGAGGCCGCGCCGGTGTTCTGGCTCGGCCTGGCCGCGCTGTACGTGTTCGCGCTCGAACTCCAGTGGCTGCCCGGCGGCGGGCTCACCGACGCGGGCGCGGCGCTCGACGTCGGGCAGGTCGTTCGGCACCTGCTGCTGCCCGCGTCGGTGCTCGCGGTCTCGCAGGCGCCCTGGTACGTGCTGTTCGTCCGGCAGAACCTGCTGGAGTCGTTCACCTCCGACCACGTGATCGGGGCCCGCGCGCGCGGCCTGCCCGACCACCTGGTGGTGTCCGGGCACGCGCTGCGCACGTCGCTGTTGCCGTTCCTGACCCTGCTCGGCGCGCGCATCCCCGAGCTGATCACCGGCGCGCTGCTGGTGGAGACCGTGTTCTCCTGGCCGGGCATCGCGCGCGCCACCGTCGACGCCGCGCTGAACGTCGACTTCGCGCTGCTGGGCGCGCTCACCGTGCTCGCCACCGCCGTGGTGCTGCTGGGCAACCTGCTCGCCGACGTGCTCTACGCGCTGGCCGACCCGAGGGTGGGGCTCGATGGGTGA
- a CDS encoding ABC transporter substrate-binding protein: MRVRRWLISVVVVAGLAAACTSPDGAPTAAGDGRSIVIAAAGEPENLNPVLGYAPDGASKVFDGLVARDAELRLVPALAEEVPTASPDGLTWTAKLRTGTTFTDGTPLTAQDVVFTYRTVLDPKVNSTVASRFDAVADVSAPDDRTVVFRLKYPYVPLVQHLTLGVVPRKAFEGVDVNSAPFNTAPIGTGPYTVAEWRKGDRLVLKANEGYWGGAPAVKTVTVVFVADDNARATRMAAGEFDGTVLPPKLAKPYADKAGYRVVRNPSADYRALGIPSELPLTADPNVRIAINLGIDRQAMIDTVLAGAGKPAATPISPYLDQWYDSRATFAHDTARAEKLLDEAGWRRGADGKRSRDGQAARLPILYPAPDVLRKELALAVASDIAKLGIDAPVEATTYELMLQRRKEAASMWGGGEPYDPDTTAYTLLHSRYAGEPGYVNMTLYRNPAVDAALDTARRSLDPNARKQAYTEFQQAFVADPGWAFLAFLDHTYVLRDKWDGQATQVEPHDHGLVHAVWWNLERWTPKS; the protein is encoded by the coding sequence ATGCGCGTGCGCCGTTGGCTGATCAGCGTCGTCGTCGTGGCCGGGCTGGCCGCCGCGTGCACGTCGCCGGACGGCGCGCCGACCGCCGCCGGCGACGGGCGGTCGATCGTGATCGCCGCCGCGGGCGAGCCGGAGAACCTCAACCCCGTCCTCGGTTACGCGCCGGACGGCGCGTCCAAGGTCTTCGACGGCCTGGTGGCGCGCGACGCGGAGCTGCGGCTGGTGCCCGCGCTGGCGGAGGAAGTCCCGACCGCCTCGCCGGACGGCCTGACGTGGACGGCGAAGCTGCGCACGGGCACGACGTTCACCGACGGCACCCCGTTGACCGCGCAGGACGTCGTGTTCACCTACCGGACCGTGCTGGACCCGAAGGTGAACTCCACCGTCGCGTCCCGGTTCGACGCCGTGGCCGACGTGAGCGCGCCGGACGACCGCACGGTGGTGTTCCGGCTGAAGTACCCCTACGTGCCACTGGTGCAGCACCTGACGCTGGGTGTCGTGCCGCGCAAGGCGTTCGAAGGCGTGGACGTCAACAGCGCGCCGTTCAACACCGCCCCGATCGGCACCGGGCCGTACACGGTGGCCGAGTGGCGCAAGGGCGACCGGTTGGTGCTCAAGGCCAACGAGGGGTACTGGGGCGGCGCGCCCGCGGTCAAGACGGTGACCGTGGTGTTCGTCGCCGACGACAACGCGCGGGCGACGCGGATGGCCGCCGGCGAGTTCGACGGGACCGTCCTGCCGCCGAAGCTGGCCAAGCCGTACGCCGACAAGGCCGGTTACCGTGTCGTGCGCAACCCGTCCGCCGACTACCGCGCCCTGGGCATCCCGTCGGAGCTGCCGCTCACCGCCGACCCGAACGTGCGGATCGCGATCAACCTCGGCATCGACCGCCAGGCGATGATCGACACCGTGCTGGCGGGCGCCGGGAAACCCGCCGCCACACCGATCTCGCCGTACCTCGACCAGTGGTACGACAGCCGCGCGACCTTCGCCCACGACACCGCGCGGGCCGAGAAGCTGCTCGACGAGGCCGGCTGGCGCAGGGGAGCGGACGGCAAGCGGTCGCGGGACGGCCAGGCCGCGCGGCTGCCGATCCTGTACCCGGCCCCGGACGTGCTGCGCAAGGAGCTCGCGCTGGCGGTGGCGAGCGACATCGCCAAGCTCGGCATCGACGCGCCGGTCGAGGCGACGACCTACGAGCTGATGCTCCAGCGGCGGAAGGAGGCGGCGAGCATGTGGGGCGGCGGCGAGCCGTACGACCCCGACACCACCGCCTATACCCTGCTGCACTCCCGTTACGCGGGCGAGCCCGGCTACGTCAACATGACGCTCTACCGCAACCCGGCGGTGGACGCCGCCCTGGACACCGCGCGCCGCAGCCTCGACCCGAACGCCCGCAAGCAGGCGTACACCGAGTTCCAGCAGGCGTTCGTCGCCGACCCCGGCTGGGCGTTCCTGGCCTTCCTCGACCACACCTACGTGCTGCGGGACAAGTGGGACGGGCAGGCCACGCAGGTCGAGCCGCACGACCACGGGCTGGTGCACGCGGTGTGGTGGAACCTCGAACGCTGGACGCCCAAGTCGTGA
- a CDS encoding class I SAM-dependent methyltransferase, translating to MNPDRSHQPTTPDHAPGTPPAEERRTVVPEGFFATKDPDGDPARADRSAREVFSEIYASAAWNWGDDTGFDETASRSGVGSDLVQTAVLRAELPGLVAALGVRTFLDLPCGDFFWMSRVELGVESYLGADVVPEVVERNRERFARPDREFLVLDLVRDPLPPADLVFSRDCLVHLSHDDVRGALDNVKRSGAKYLATTTFTERAANDDIETGGWRPLNLRVAPFHLPEPVHLINERCTEVYVVERGGEQVELRFADKSIGVWRVADL from the coding sequence ATGAACCCTGACCGGAGCCACCAGCCGACGACGCCGGACCACGCGCCCGGCACGCCACCGGCGGAGGAGCGCCGGACGGTCGTCCCGGAGGGGTTCTTCGCGACGAAGGACCCGGACGGCGACCCGGCCCGCGCGGACCGGTCCGCGCGGGAGGTCTTCTCCGAGATCTACGCGAGCGCGGCCTGGAACTGGGGCGACGACACCGGGTTCGACGAGACCGCGTCCCGGTCCGGGGTGGGGTCGGACCTGGTGCAGACCGCCGTGCTGCGCGCCGAGCTGCCCGGCCTGGTCGCCGCGCTGGGCGTCCGCACATTCCTCGACCTGCCCTGCGGCGACTTCTTCTGGATGTCCCGCGTCGAGCTGGGCGTCGAGTCCTACCTCGGGGCGGACGTCGTGCCCGAGGTGGTCGAGCGGAACCGGGAGCGGTTCGCGCGCCCGGACCGCGAGTTCCTCGTCCTCGACCTCGTGCGCGACCCGCTACCGCCGGCCGACCTGGTCTTCTCGCGGGACTGCCTGGTGCACCTGAGCCACGACGACGTGCGCGGCGCGCTGGACAACGTCAAGCGCAGCGGCGCGAAGTACCTGGCGACCACCACCTTCACCGAGCGGGCGGCGAACGACGACATCGAGACCGGCGGCTGGCGACCGCTCAACCTGCGCGTCGCGCCGTTCCACCTGCCCGAGCCCGTCCACCTGATCAACGAGCGGTGCACGGAGGTGTACGTGGTCGAGCGCGGGGGCGAGCAGGTGGAGCTGCGGTTCGCCGACAAGTCGATCGGCGTCTGGCGCGTCGCCGACCTGTGA